In Paraburkholderia phenazinium, the following are encoded in one genomic region:
- the gyrB gene encoding DNA topoisomerase (ATP-hydrolyzing) subunit B: protein MTDTNNSQPDNSYGASSIQILEGLEAVRKRPGMYIGDTSDGTGLHHLVFEVLDNAIDEALAGHCNDIQVIIHADNSVSVTDNGRGVPTGLKMDDKHDPKRSAAEIVMTELHAGGKFDQNSYKVSGGLHGVGVSCVNALSAWLRLTIRRDGKKHFMEFHRGVPQNRIIEEIDGVAVSPILVTGDTENRGTEVHFLADETIFGSIEYHYDILAKRIRELSFLNNGVRIRLTDQRTGKEEDFAFVGGVKGFVEYINKNKAVLHPNIFHVSGEKDGVGVEVAMQWNDSYNENVLCFTNNIPQRDGGTHLTGLRAAMTRVMNKYIADHEIAKKAKVETSGDDMREGLSCVLSVKVPEPKFSAQTKDKLVSSEVRAPVEEVVAKALEEFLQETPNDAKIICGKVVDAARARDAARKAREMTRRKGVLDGVGLPGKLADCQEKDPAKSEIYIVEGDSAGGSAKQGRDRKFQAILPLRGKVLNVEKARYDKLLSSEQIVTLITALGCGIGKEDYNLEKLRYHRIIIMTDADVDGAHIRTLLLTFFYRQMPDMIERGFIYIAQPPLYKIKAGKDERYLKDAAELNAHMLKLALNGSELVTAEGATPIAGDALGELARSYLLAQGVVDRLSRLYDAGALEAVMDGVVLDLSSEEAAEASAKAFEAKLRDDPLKPEVRVTTMYDQVRELRSLKVSRTHHGNQKVSVLDEEFQLTADYQQLLNTALTFKGLIGPGAVIKRGERSMAVNDFKSAMKWLIADAERNVSKQRYKGLGEMNPGQLWETTMDPAVRRLLRVQIEDAIAADGIFTTLMGDDVEPRRAFIESNALRAGNIDV, encoded by the coding sequence CATCGGACGGCACCGGTTTGCACCACCTGGTATTCGAAGTGCTGGACAACGCCATCGACGAAGCGTTGGCCGGGCATTGCAACGACATTCAGGTGATCATCCACGCGGACAACTCGGTCTCCGTCACGGACAACGGCCGTGGTGTGCCGACCGGTCTGAAGATGGACGACAAGCACGACCCGAAGCGCAGCGCCGCTGAAATCGTGATGACCGAGCTGCACGCCGGCGGCAAGTTCGACCAGAACAGCTACAAGGTGTCGGGCGGCCTGCACGGCGTGGGCGTGTCGTGCGTGAACGCGCTGTCGGCATGGCTGCGTCTGACCATTCGCCGCGACGGCAAGAAGCACTTCATGGAGTTCCACCGTGGCGTGCCGCAGAACCGCATCATCGAAGAGATTGACGGCGTGGCCGTCTCGCCGATCCTCGTGACCGGCGACACTGAAAACCGCGGCACCGAAGTGCATTTCCTCGCCGACGAGACGATCTTCGGCAGCATCGAATATCACTACGACATTCTGGCCAAGCGGATTCGCGAACTGTCGTTCCTGAATAACGGCGTGCGGATTCGTTTGACGGATCAGCGCACGGGGAAGGAAGAGGATTTCGCGTTTGTGGGCGGCGTGAAGGGTTTTGTTGAGTACATCAACAAGAACAAGGCCGTGCTGCATCCGAATATTTTCCACGTGAGTGGTGAGAAGGATGGTGTTGGCGTTGAAGTGGCTATGCAGTGGAACGATAGCTATAACGAGAATGTGCTCTGTTTTACGAACAACATTCCGCAGCGCGATGGCGGGACGCACTTGACCGGTTTGCGTGCGGCGATGACGCGCGTGATGAACAAGTACATTGCCGATCACGAGATTGCCAAGAAGGCGAAGGTTGAGACTTCGGGTGATGACATGCGTGAGGGGTTGTCGTGTGTGTTGTCGGTGAAGGTGCCGGAGCCGAAGTTCTCCGCGCAGACTAAGGATAAGTTGGTTTCTTCTGAAGTGCGGGCGCCGGTTGAGGAAGTTGTGGCTAAGGCGCTTGAGGAGTTTCTGCAGGAGACGCCGAACGACGCGAAGATTATTTGCGGGAAGGTTGTGGATGCTGCGCGGGCGCGGGATGCGGCGCGGAAGGCGCGGGAGATGACGCGGCGGAAGGGTGTTTTGGACGGCGTTGGTCTGCCCGGGAAGCTGGCGGATTGCCAGGAGAAGGATCCGGCTAAGTCTGAAATCTATATCGTCGAGGGTGACTCGGCTGGTGGGTCGGCTAAGCAGGGGCGTGATCGGAAGTTTCAGGCTATTTTGCCGCTGCGCGGCAAGGTGCTTAATGTTGAGAAGGCTCGGTACGACAAGCTGCTTTCTTCGGAGCAGATTGTTACTTTGATTACGGCTCTCGGTTGCGGCATCGGCAAGGAAGACTACAACCTCGAGAAGCTCCGTTATCACCGCATCATCATCATGACCGATGCTGACGTCGACGGTGCGCACATTCGGACGCTGCTGCTTACGTTCTTCTATCGGCAGATGCCGGACATGATCGAGCGTGGGTTTATTTATATCGCGCAGCCGCCGCTTTACAAGATCAAGGCGGGGAAGGATGAGCGGTATCTCAAGGATGCGGCTGAGTTGAATGCTCATATGCTCAAGCTCGCGCTTAATGGGTCTGAGCTTGTGACGGCTGAGGGTGCTACGCCGATCGCTGGCGATGCTTTGGGTGAGCTCGCTCGGTCGTATCTGCTCGCGCAGGGTGTTGTCGATCGGTTGAGCCGGTTGTACGACGCGGGGGCGCTCGAGGCTGTGATGGATGGGGTTGTGCTCGATCTGTCTAGTGAAGAGGCTGCTGAGGCGTCGGCTAAGGCGTTTGAGGCTAAGCTCAGGGACGATCCGCTGAAGCCCGAAGTGCGCGTTACGACTATGTATGACCAGGTGCGGGAGCTCCGCTCATTGAAAGTGTCGCGGACGCATCACGGGAATCAGAAGGTTTCTGTGCTGGATGAAGAGTTTCAGTTGACCGCGGACTATCAGCAGTTGCTGAATACGGCGCTGACGTTTAAGGGGTTGATTGGGCCGGGCGCTGTGATCAAGCGCGGTGAGCGGAGTATGGCCGTCAATGACTTCAAGAGTGCTATGAAGTGGCTCATCGCCGATGCTGAGCGCAATGTTTCCAAGCAACGCTATAAAGGCCTCGGCGAGATGAATCCTGGGCAGCTTTGGGAGACTACGATGGATCCGGCTGTGCGGCGCTTGCTTCGTGTGCAGATTGAGGATGCTATTGCGGCTGATGGCATTTTCACCACGCTCATGGGGGATGATGTCGAGCCGCGGAGGGCGTTCATTGAGTCGAATGCTTTGAGGGCGGGGAATATTGATGTTTGA